The Loxodonta africana isolate mLoxAfr1 chromosome 12, mLoxAfr1.hap2, whole genome shotgun sequence genome segment tttatcttaACAGATAACTACATTTTTTACTTTTGATCACTTCTTCCTTCATAGAGCTCTCTCATTCCTTGGCTTCCATGTTACCAAATGTCTCTCGTTTTCCTTGTACCTCTCTGCCCCTCTACTGTACTCTGCATAGTTTTCTTTGACCAGGCCTTAAATTTTTTGCTCCCCAGGATTTCATCCACaacctagtgttttttttttttttttttgccattctcTGTGGTAGATTTTATTCCCTCCCAGGGCCTTGTTTCACATCTCCCCTACTTAAGTGTTATTTAAAATTGGGCCTGTAAGGTTCTCTTTCTTATTCCCAGTAATACTATCTCATACTTCTTGGAAATACTGTAAAACTTAATTACTAGTTACTTCTTAAAGCTTTTTCCCTTCTGGTGAGATTGAAAGCCTTTAAGGCATAAAGCACATGTTGTTTTACTTGTTATACAccatatatttaataaaaaaaaaatacatgaattttCATGGATCTTCTTAAATAACTAATGCAGTTTCTTTCTAAATCACTTGAATTATCACAGTTTTTGCACTGCCTCACACAGCCTCTAACCTGAATAGGTGCTGTGTAACACACTATTCTTTTTCAGGTGTGGTACTACTGCTGTCCCCAGTTCTCTGGTAACTGAGAGTAGGATGCTGATGACATTTTGGATTTCAAATGTTTCTTAGTAACGTGCAACCTTCCAAATGTTATTTTGCCTACAGCAGTACAGTGTATAAAAATTTGTAATTTGTATCTACACTCAGTAAAATTTCACTGCTCCCTTTCTTTCCTGCTATCACAGGGTTTCATACTTTTACTGGTCACACTGTTGCCCTGAAAAGCTTAGTGCGTGTCTTCTActtaatgatgtctctgtttatTCTCCAGATTATCTGTGATGATGGGTCTTGGCCTCCTTGGCTGTAAGGAAAGTATGTTATTTGGCTTCTTTCTTCTAACTCTGAAATCGTCTCTGTCTCTGATTCCTGaggagtctttctctttttacttCTTCAGCTAGAATAGTGCCTCCCCCTTCTCCCCcatcttttaatttttgtttctaaACTACCACCTTTCTCTTAACCAAAAAGACCCTTGTGACCCATTCTTGGTAACCCAGTTTTTAAAATAGCCTTTTAATGTAGTTTTGTTGAAAGTATCGTGTAGGTTCCAGATTAAAAATAGAATTCTGTTctgttcattcagtcattcattcattctgatACCTCTCCTCTATTTTCCTAAAATACATAGGAAGATATAGCAAAAAGCACCACCACCTTTTCTAAACCAGCTCAGGACCAGAATCTGAGTGACATTTTCACTGTCTTTGGTTTCTGACTGTTAGAACTAGTTTGcaaaatgtatgttgttgtttctttgctttttcattttgCCTTTGATGTATTTTGAAAAGAATTTTTGAAAGTGGTCAGATCTGTGTCATTTCCGTTATGGTTTCTTTTATGTAAGAATTTTCATGGTTTTATCTTTTAATGCTTTAATCAATTGGAATTATTGACACATTGTctcagtttaaaaatatttttcaactatTAAATGATCCTTTTCTTCCACTTATTTAGAATGTTAACCTCTGACCTATACTAAATTCTTATACTTGGGGTCTGTACGGGAGTTACTTCTGTTCAGTTGAAGAGCTTATATACTCTGACAGTACAGTGTTGTTTATTGTACAGTAGGGCCGATTCCTCCCTCATAACTCTTCTtttgagattcttttttttttggttcttctctCATTGGTTTTACATGAATTTTGAAAACCACTTTTTATTGAGCTACAAACTCTTGATACCAATTTCTTAATTAAACTTAGAAAAAGCATTATTGTATCTTTCCACCTAGGACTATGTTTCTCTACTTAATCGTCTTTTATGTTCTGAAGTAAAATTTAATTATATAGAACTCAAGTATTTTTGTTAGCTTTATTCCAAGTTATAGTTTTTGTGGCTTTTGTGACTGGGATCTTTATTTCACATTTCCTCATTGCTGTGTAGCGAACTTAccatttatgtattgtccttttttATGCGTCTCTTCTAGTATCTATACTGCTCTTTTCTGGGAGTCATGTTTCATCGCGTAGTACTTCCGGCACAGAGTAGAGTAGCAgtgttgtctttttcttgtcGTCGTGGGAATGCTGAGTCCGTTCCTTTACTTGCAACATGGGTAATTTTGTTTTAGATGCCCAGTCATAGTTTCTTACTCCTGCCTTACGCTACTggagacacacacacaataaaggaAATCATGGTAGCAGAAGTACTTTTGCAGTAGTCAGGGAGAGGAGGATGATGATGATGGCAGCTTGACTCTCATTTAGATTTGTAGAAAATTAAATGGATTTGGGACATGGTGATGTTTTGAATTTAGCTATGCACAGGGAGGAATCAAGAATAAATCTAGCTTTCAGGAAACTTACTGAGATGAGGAAAACAACTGAagaagtgggatttttttttccccctttgggaGGAGGCATCTGTCAGGGTGTAATCCAGGAGTTAATGTTCTGTTTGAGATACCTTAGTGGAGATTTCAAGTAAGTAggttttaaatattatttcccGTTTTgttcttcatgagagagacatGGTGGAGTGAAAAACATGCTTTGGAGACAGCATTGAAAAACTGATTAACATTCATTCATTAATGATCAATTGCCACATTaccctgctgccgttgagtcgattcctactcgtagcaaccctataggacagaggaggactgccctataggatttccaaggctgtaaatctttaaggaagcagactgccacatctttctcccatggagcggctcgtgggtttgaaccggTGACCTTTGGGTTACCACCCAagcacttttaaccactgagccaccagtgctcTGATTTCCATGTTAGCAataccctaattttttttttaatagtgagtTACGTTATTTCCTAAGACTGAAACCCCTGGAGGTTGATTCCTTAGGTCTGGGATGTGACTTGGGCATGTGCATGATTTAAAAGCCCTACACGTTATTCTTATTGTAGTATATAAGCACAATATAAGCAGCCCCCTAAAGACAAAGCTAAATTCGACCCACAATGTAAAGCAACCCCCTAAAGACAAACTAATCTGACACCCACAATATAAAATCCCCCTAAAGACAATCTAAATGCAAACATCTTTTGCAGGTTAAAATCGGAGGAATTTCTAACTACCGGATTTACAAACTGAATGAGAACAACGGATATAGGGAACTCTCAGAACACtataactgccgacctttagtaAAATAACTCGGTGTAATAATGTAGTAGTAAGTGTGAGATTTTAGGATTATATCACTAGTTAATAATGGTCTTCAGTATCAGCAGTTGAATTTTTGATCGTAATAATCCTGTAATCGTCAGTATACCAATTAACCGTTATTTTCTGTTGTCTCAGTAAACATGGCCATAAAGATAAATTTTTATGAGGAGTAGAAAGTACTGAAAATATTCTTATTCGTATGCAATATCTCAGGTTGAATATGGACACTAATGAAATTGAAATATGGTGGAAAAGGCTTTGGAATTCTTATAATCTTGTTACGATACCTAAAACAGTTGTGTGAAAAAGCTGTTCTAGGAAAGGAAAGCGGTAAAAAGATAATGAATAGGTTTATCCCTAACAATAGGTTTATTCATCAGGTTTGGCCTGTTTGTTTGTCCTTACCCATTCTGTGCGTCCCAAGCCTTTCTTTCCCACGTCAAGCCTCTGAGCCTGGGTTGCTCCATTATCCTTATCCTTTATAACCACCCAGTCCCTTCCTGACTCCAGGATTCTTTTACTTGTTGTTAAGTTAGCAGTTTGttcattcagcagatatttattgaggTGCTATTATGTTCCAGGCATTGCTGTGGGCTCTTAGCATAATATCAATGCAGCAAATTCCCCACTTGTGTGGAATTACTTGATATGGAAAATTGGTGGCTAGGAGATAATCAGTGCCCTTGTAATCATACTGCCAAGTATCGTACTACAGTTGAGGAACCACAGACATTTATAATAGCTGCATCATTTTTCTTAGATTTTTAGCGTCACCTTGAAAATGGCTTAACGGTTTATAAAGTGTTGTGCTTCTCCTTTATTCTAGATTTAAACCACGATACTTCAGGATCCCATTATGAAAATTCCCAGCGTGGACCTGTGTCTTCTACGAGTGACTCTAGCACAAACTGTAAGAATGCTGTTGTAAACGACTCCTCTGAAAAAGAAGCATGGCCCTCAATCCCTGGCAGTGATccagagttggcttcagaatgtATGGATGCTGATTCTGCCTCCAGTCCTGAATCAGAGATAAACATCACTATCATGGCTTCAGGAAGCACAGGTGGCGAAAAAGATGGTCTTCGGAATAGCACTGGACTAGGTTCCCAAAACAAGTTTGTGGTTGGTAGCAACAGCAATAATGTGGGCCATGGAAGTAGTACTGGGCCATGGggtttttcccatggagccataATAAGCACATGTCAGGTCTCTGTGGATGCTCCTGAAAGCAAATCAGAAAGTAGCAACAATAGAGTGAGTGCTTGGGGCACTGTAAGTTCTTCATCAAATGGAGGGTTAAATCCAAGCACTTTGAATTCAGCTAGCAACCACGGTGCCTGGCCGGTATTAGAGAATAATGGACTTGCCCTAAAAGGGCCTGTAGGGAGTGGTAGTGCTGGCATCAATATTCAGTGCAGTACCATAGGCCAGATGTCTAACAATCAGAGTATTAACTCTAAAGTGGGTGGTTCTTCTACCCATGGTACCTGGGGAAGCCTTCAGGAAACTTGTGAATCTGAAGTAAGTGGTACACAGAAGGTTTCATTCAGTGGTCAACCTCAAAATATTACCACTGAAATGACTGGACCAAATAACACTACTAACTTTATGACCTCTAGTTTACCAAACTCCGGTTCAGTACAGAATAACGAACTGCCTAGTAATCCAGGGGCCTGGCGTGTGAGCACAATGAATCATCCTCAGATACAGGCTCCATCAGTTATGAATGGCACTTCCATTTCTCACCTTAGCAATGGAGAGTCAAAAAATGGAGGCTCTTATGGTACTACATGGGGTGCCTATGGTTCTAATTATTCTGCAGACAAAGGTTCCGGCCCTAATGGCCAAGCTAATGGTGACACTGTGAATGCAACTCTAATGCAGCCTGGCATAAATGGGCCTGTGGGCACTAACTTTCAAGTTAACACAAATAAAGGAGGAGGTGTGTGGGAGTCTGGGTCCGCAAGTTCCCAGAGTGCATCATGGGGAAGTGGAAATGGTGCAAATCCTGGAGCAAGTCGAAGAGGATGGGGAACCCCTGCACAAAACACTGGCACTAATATACCCAGCGTGGAGTGGAGCAAACTGCCTAGCAATCAGCATTCCAATGACAGTGCAAATGGCAATGGTAAGAAGTTTACAAATGGATGGAAATCTACTGAGGAAGAGGATCAGGGTTCTGGCACGTCTCAGACAAATGAGCAAAACAGCGTGTGGGCCAAAACAGGAGGTACAGTGGAGAGTGAAGGTAGTACAGAAAGCACTGGACGCCTTGAGGAAAAAGTAACTGGGGAGAGTCAGAGTAGagatagaagaaaaattgatCAGCACACATTACTCCAAAGCATTGTAAACAGAACTGATTTAGATCCACGTGTCCTGTCCAACTCTGGTTGGGGACAGACTCCTATTAAGCAGAATACTGCCTGGGATACTGAGACATCACCTAGGGGGGAAAGAAAGACTGATAATGGGACAGAGGCCTGGGGAAGCTCTGCAACACAGACTTTTAACTCAGGGGCATGTGTAGATAAGACTAGCCCTAATAGTAATGATACCTCATCTGTATCGGGGTGGGGAGATCCCAAACCTACTCTGAGGTGGGGAGATTCCAAAGGCTCAAACTGccaggggggatgggaagatgaTTCTGCTGCTACAGGAATGGTCAAGAGCAATCAATGGGGGAATTGCAAAGAAGAGAAGTCCGCATGGAATGATtcgcaaaagaacaaacagggaTGGGGTGAGGGACAAAAATCAAACCAAGGGTGGTCTGTTTCTGCCGGTGATAACTGGGGAGAAACTTCAAGGAACAACCATTGGGGTGAGGCTAATAAGAAATCCAGCTCAGGAGGTAGTGACAGTGACAGGTCCGTTTCTGGTTGGAACGAACTTGGTAAAACTAGTTCTTTTACTTGGGGAAATAACATAAATCCAAATAACTCATCAGGATGGGATGAATCTTCTAAATCTAATCCTTCCCAGGGATGGGGAGACCCTCCAAAGTCTAATCAGTCTCTAGGTTGGGGAGATTCGTCTAAGCCAGTCAGTTCTCCAGACTGGAACAAGCAACAAGACATTGTTGGATCTTGGGGAATCCCACCAGCTACAGGCAAACCTCCTGGCACAGGCTGGCTGGGGGGACCTATACCAGCCCCAACAAAAGAAGAAGAGCCCACAGGCTGGGAGGAGCCATCCCCAGAATCCATACGTCGCAAAATGGAGATTGATGATGGAACTTCAGCTTGGGGAGATCCAAGCAAATACAACTACAAAAATGTGAACATGTGGAACAAAAACATCCCAAATGGCAGCAGCCGTTCAGACCAGCAAGCACAGGTACATCAGCTGCTACCACCTGCAAGTGCCATCTCAAACAAAGAGGCAAGCGGTGGGTCCGGTAAGTTTTTATTTTGTGGAGTCTTAACGGTATTTAAAATACTTCACAGTATTCTGAAAGTAAGCCTGGTTTCAATTTACGTTCTTATAAGATCTGTTCAATGAACTATTTGAATGTATACACAAAGGCCTTTTTTACTCTAACCCTTAAGAACATTAAGGAAAGCTTTAAGGAATGTTTACCACCAGGGAACAGTGCTCCTCTTTTGGTCATATTGGCAGTGAATCCTACATTGTCAATACTCTGTTAAGAATGCTGCAGATGGCAGGATTAGAAAAGCGGTGTCCCGTGGGAATGCCatacgtgcttcttagttcttcTGAGTCAGGCCATTACTGTTAGGTTTTATtacttgaccaaaatatctccagaaataaaacaaatatctAAGTACCCAAAATCAAAAGCCTActgtcatctagttgattccaacttacagcaaccctataggacagagtggaactgccctatggggtttccaaagctgtaaatctttatggaagtagactgccacatctttctcttacagagtggccggtgggttcagaccgccaaccttctggttagcagctgagcacttaaccactgcatcaccagggctcctatctaattacaaaaaaaaaaaacaacaaaaccaaaccctttgctgtcaagttgattccaactcatagagaccctataggacagtagaactgccccataaggtttccaaggagtggctggtgaattcgaactgccagccttttggttagcagccaagctcctaagcgctgtgccaccagggctcctgcctaagtaccaaaccaaccaaatccgtttccatctagttgattctgactcatggcgacagtACTTCTTAAatactcaacggcaacgggtttggtttctggtttttataTTTGGCCATAAGGAGCCGTGGTcatgtaatggttaagcactaggctgctaattgaaacTGAAATGTCATCGGTTCAACCCACCAGcgactctgtaggagaaaagacttggcaatctgctcctgtaaagtttaTACTCTATGAAACCCTGTagacagaatcgacttgacagcatacgACCAACGTAGTTGGCCTTAGAAGGGATTTATTTAAGAAGTAGGCATGAAATCCAGCCCTACTAGATACAGCACGTAGGTGTGTGTACTTCATACATTTGGCAATATTTTTCTAGTATATCCCAATTTTCCtctcacaacagggaactgagtcCTATCTCTACATGTTATCTTGGCAATGACATTTTCGTCAGGAATGTCATTGGAATGCATTATCTTTTTTAATCAagattttattaataataattgcATTGGACGTGGAGATAGGAATGTTTTTGTGAACTAACCTTTTAgcacctcattttttttaaaaaacctgagTATAGTTTATTGTGTTAAGTTAGGTTTAATTCATAGGAAAAACAAGTATGTATCTAAGAGGAAGATTGTGTTTTGGTTCTTACAAGCAAAATATGtttatggttttgattttcttttctttggacAACCTAATACTTCAGATTTTTTTAGAAACATTGTTCAGCATGTGTAAAATGTAAAAGTAGGATGTTTACCCATTGTTAGTCTTGTAGTTAATTGTTTTTTCCAGTAAGGGATGTTGAAAGGTTGCACTTTTGATAaaaaattttacacacacacaattacCCAGCTTGATCACCTCCTTTAATTTGGCTCAGAATGACTTGACTATTTCCAGGAATTGAATTCATTCTCAAAAGAGGAGGATTTGCCATAATTTAAAGTTATTCACAAGAATGTGCTCTAGGCCCAGAGGGCAATTATGAAGGAAgaggtggggggaaaaaaatacaaCATATAGTTAGGTTATAATAATGGGAACTCAAATATGTCTTCTTTACATTAAACAGATGCCATCTTTTTTGCCTGTCACATCATTATTCAATGCATAAACATGAAGTTCTACATCCTTTGTTCCCTAAGTATTCTTTATTGTCCCATATTCCACTGTACCGCCCTACCATATGCTGATGACTTCTTTTCCCACACTTTCTAAAGGCTGGGGTGAGCCCTGGGGGGAGCCGTCTACTCCAGCCACAACTGTGGATAATGGTACTTCAGCATGGGGTAAACCCATAGACAGTGGTCCCAGCTGGGGGGAACCCATTGCCGCGGCATCCAGTACATCCACGTGGGGCTCCAGCTCTGTTGGTCCACCAGTGTTAAACAAATCTGGTAAGTTATTGATAATCCCTGGTAGCTATTTTGTAGCAGTGGGGATCACTCACTGATTATAATTaaataacagaatattgtttatGTCACTGATAATGAATCCATGTAATACAACATACTAGATGCCATTGGTATTTGGCATTTTGGATTTGTAACAGTTTGCTCTTTTATCTAGCTGAGTTTTTCTGTCTTTACCCATTTTTCTGAGAACTGTAAATGTAATGATTTGAATATACTTCATCAAATCTAAATGATATTTTAACAGTTTAGGTTATCCAGAAAAAGTCTAGTAACTTCCATGCCATCTAGCCTGAGAGGCTAAATAGCATAGCCATGGGGATACATATTCAGACTGTCAAGTTCCAGATCATTCCCAGAAAATTAGACATAGCTCAGAAAGGACCCTACTATTCAGATCAGCATTGTTGCTGTCTTGTAGGTTGTGTACGGGATACCTCCTAGGAATCCCGCAGGCCAGGTGTGGAAATAAGATGCTTTCTGCTTGTGACTTCCCATACTCTTTGGCTATCTCCttgaaaatatatatcaaaattcttttaaatttcatCAATCCTTTCTGTCCTGTACGTCATCATGCAGAGTGTTAGTTGGTAAAAATAAGAATGGTACCATTGTCCATGTTTAGGACTCCTCTGGGAGAGGTTTTATTGGATTTtttaataagactaaactcttgTTTCATGGAACTTTAAACTTAGTATAAAACATATTTCTACTATGCAGGtttgggaaaagaaataaaagtaaggtTTTTTTGGGCCCCACTCCCAccgctttttaattttttcctccaaTAAAGAATCATTTTATTAAAGCATGTTTCTCTTTTTGTATCATAAATTCCCAAACAGGGCCAAAATCTATGCAAGATGGCTGGTGTGGTGATGATATACCATTGTCTGGAAATCGCCCCACTGgctgggaagaggaagaggatgtagagattggaatgtggaatagtAATTCATCTCAAGAGCTAAACTCTTCTTTAAATTGGCcaccatatacaaagaaaatgtcaTCGAAGGTAACCATTTCAAGGGCAAGGCCCTTGAAGCTTTAAATTCCAAAGGTAGTTTACCCATAGAAAATTAATGTTCTGCCTGCCCATTTATGGCAATCAGTACAGTCCAGGCAGTCCCTAACTTAGTATAGCCTCTTATATGGGCAGCCACCTAGCAAAACATAAGATCACAGGAACTTCCTTTCTCCCCACTGCTACAGCTTGGGatttctctcctccttcccctccacCAGTGCTGCCTGGGACAACCCCTCACCCCAGGATGGTGCCTGCAGTGGTGAGGATGAAGAGAAGGGAAAATCTCCATGTTGACTCTTTCCATCCCATTGCGAATTC includes the following:
- the TNRC6A gene encoding trinucleotide repeat-containing gene 6A protein isoform X3 yields the protein MRELEAKATKDVERNRSRPLNKKSKDGREKSMKETEGWEQTSPLTSSWSHSLEFIVHCVPEQIKPSVSQPQPANSNNGTSTTTSTNNNAKRATANNQQQPQQQQQQQQPQQQQQPQQQQQALPRYPREVPPRFRHQEHKQLLKRGQHFPVIAANLGSAVKVLNSQSESSALTNQQPQNNGEVQNSTNQSDLNHDTSGSHYENSQRGPVSSTSDSSTNCKNAVVNDSSEKEAWPSIPGSDPELASECMDADSASSPESEINITIMASGSTGGEKDGLRNSTGLGSQNKFVVGSNSNNVGHGSSTGPWGFSHGAIISTCQVSVDAPESKSESSNNRVSAWGTVSSSSNGGLNPSTLNSASNHGAWPVLENNGLALKGPVGSGSAGINIQCSTIGQMSNNQSINSKVGGSSTHGTWGSLQETCESEVSGTQKVSFSGQPQNITTEMTGPNNTTNFMTSSLPNSGSVQNNELPSNPGAWRVSTMNHPQIQAPSVMNGTSISHLSNGESKNGGSYGTTWGAYGSNYSADKGSGPNGQANGDTVNATLMQPGINGPVGTNFQVNTNKGGGVWESGSASSQSASWGSGNGANPGASRRGWGTPAQNTGTNIPSVEWSKLPSNQHSNDSANGNGKKFTNGWKSTEEEDQGSGTSQTNEQNSVWAKTGGTVESEGSTESTGRLEEKVTGESQSRDRRKIDQHTLLQSIVNRTDLDPRVLSNSGWGQTPIKQNTAWDTETSPRGERKTDNGTEAWGSSATQTFNSGACVDKTSPNSNDTSSVSGWGDPKPTLRWGDSKGSNCQGGWEDDSAATGMVKSNQWGNCKEEKSAWNDSQKNKQGWGEGQKSNQGWSVSAGDNWGETSRNNHWGEANKKSSSGGSDSDRSVSGWNELGKTSSFTWGNNINPNNSSGWDESSKSNPSQGWGDPPKSNQSLGWGDSSKPVSSPDWNKQQDIVGSWGIPPATGKPPGTGWLGGPIPAPTKEEEPTGWEEPSPESIRRKMEIDDGTSAWGDPSKYNYKNVNMWNKNIPNGSSRSDQQAQVHQLLPPASAISNKEASGGSGWGEPWGEPSTPATTVDNGTSAWGKPIDSGPSWGEPIAAASSTSTWGSSSVGPPVLNKSGPKSMQDGWCGDDIPLSGNRPTGWEEEEDVEIGMWNSNSSQELNSSLNWPPYTKKMSSKGLSGKKRRRERGMMKGGNKQEETWINPFVKQFSNISFSRDSSEENVQSNKMDLSGGMLQDKRMEIDKHSLNIGDYNRAVGKGPGSRPQISKESSMDRSPYFDKNGNPSMFGVGNTAAQPRGMQQPPAQPLSSSQPNLRAQVPPPLLSPQVPVSLLKYAPNNGGLNPLFGPQQVAMLNQLSQLNQLSQISQLQRLLAQQQQRAQSQRSVPSGNRQQQDQQGRPLSVQQHIIQQSRQLDPNVLVKQPTPPSQQQSLHQPAMKSFLENVMPHTTPELQKGPSPINAFSNFPIGLNSNLNVNMDMNSIKEPQSRLRKWTTVDSISVNTSLDQNSSKHGAISSGFRLEESPFVPYDFMNSSTSPASPPGSIGDGWPRAKSPNGSSSVNWPPEFRPGEPWKGYPNIDPETDPYVTPGSVINNLSINTVREVDHLRDRNSGSSSSLNTTLPSTSAWSSIRASNYNVPLSSTAQSTSARNSDSKLTWSPGSVTNTSLAHELWKVPLPPKNITAPSRPPPGLTGQKPPLSTWDNSPIRVGGGWGNSDARYTPGSSWGESSSGRITNWLVLKNLTPQIDGSTLRTLCMQHGPLITFHLNLPHGNALVRYSSKEEVVKAQKSLHMCVLGNTTILAEFASEEEISRFFAQSQSLTPSPGWQSLGSSQSRLGSLDCSHSFSSRTDLNHWNGAGLSGTNCGDLHGTSLWGTPHYSTSLWGPPSSSDPRGISSPSPINAFLSVDHLGGGGESM
- the TNRC6A gene encoding trinucleotide repeat-containing gene 6A protein isoform X9 — protein: MKEEFSKRWAELLNRRHLTQMNLSLHTFEKTHSWTVQGFSARRRTVDGRKEKEKRRQEKEGSCSKEDLNHDTSGSHYENSQRGPVSSTSDSSTNCKNAVVNDSSEKEAWPSIPGSDPELASECMDADSASSPESEINITIMASGSTGGEKDGLRNSTGLGSQNKFVVGSNSNNVGHGSSTGPWGFSHGAIISTCQVSVDAPESKSESSNNRVSAWGTVSSSSNGGLNPSTLNSASNHGAWPVLENNGLALKGPVGSGSAGINIQCSTIGQMSNNQSINSKVGGSSTHGTWGSLQETCESEVSGTQKVSFSGQPQNITTEMTGPNNTTNFMTSSLPNSGSVQNNELPSNPGAWRVSTMNHPQIQAPSVMNGTSISHLSNGESKNGGSYGTTWGAYGSNYSADKGSGPNGQANGDTVNATLMQPGINGPVGTNFQVNTNKGGGVWESGSASSQSASWGSGNGANPGASRRGWGTPAQNTGTNIPSVEWSKLPSNQHSNDSANGNGKKFTNGWKSTEEEDQGSGTSQTNEQNSVWAKTGGTVESEGSTESTGRLEEKVTGESQSRDRRKIDQHTLLQSIVNRTDLDPRVLSNSGWGQTPIKQNTAWDTETSPRGERKTDNGTEAWGSSATQTFNSGACVDKTSPNSNDTSSVSGWGDPKPTLRWGDSKGSNCQGGWEDDSAATGMVKSNQWGNCKEEKSAWNDSQKNKQGWGEGQKSNQGWSVSAGDNWGETSRNNHWGEANKKSSSGGSDSDRSVSGWNELGKTSSFTWGNNINPNNSSGWDESSKSNPSQGWGDPPKSNQSLGWGDSSKPVSSPDWNKQQDIVGSWGIPPATGKPPGTGWLGGPIPAPTKEEEPTGWEEPSPESIRRKMEIDDGTSAWGDPSKYNYKNVNMWNKNIPNGSSRSDQQAQVHQLLPPASAISNKEASGGSGWGEPWGEPSTPATTVDNGTSAWGKPIDSGPSWGEPIAAASSTSTWGSSSVGPPVLNKSGPKSMQDGWCGDDIPLSGNRPTGWEEEEDVEIGMWNSNSSQELNSSLNWPPYTKKMSSKGLSGKKRRRERGMMKGGNKQEETWINPFVKQFSNISFSRDSSEENVQSNKMDLSGGMLQDKRMEIDKHSLNIGDYNRAVGKGPGSRPQISKESSMDRSPYFDKNGNPSMFGVGNTAAQPRGMQQPPAQPLSSSQPNLRAQVPPPLLSPQVPVSLLKYAPNNGGLNPLFGPQQVAMLNQLSQLNQLSQISQLQRLLAQQQQRAQSQRSVPSGNRQQQDQQGRPLSVQQHIIQQSRQLDPNVLVKQPTPPSQQQSLHQPAMKSFLENVMPHTTPELQKGPSPINAFSNFPIGLNSNLNVNMDMNSIKEPQSRLRKWTTVDSISVNTSLDQNSSKHGAISSGFRLEESPFVPYDFMNSSTSPASPPGSIGDGWPRAKSPNGSSSVNWPPEFRPGEPWKGYPNIDPETDPYVTPGSVINNLSINTVREVDHLRDRNSGSSSSLNTTLPSTSAWSSIRASNYNVPLSSTAQSTSARNSDSKLTWSPGSVTNTSLAHELWKVPLPPKNITAPSRPPPGLTGQKPPLSTWDNSPIRVGGGWGNSDARYTPGSSWGESSSGRITNWLVLKNLTPQIDGSTLRTLCMQHGPLITFHLNLPHGNALVRYSSKEEVVKAQKSLHMCVLGNTTILAEFASEEEISRFFAQSQSLTPSPGWQSLGSSQSRLGSLDCSHSFSSRTDLNHWNGAGLSGTNCGDLHGTSLWGTPHYSTSLWGPPSSSDPRGISSPSPINAFLSVDHLGGGGESM